From the genome of Onychomys torridus chromosome 14, mOncTor1.1, whole genome shotgun sequence:
GCCCCCTTCATCGTCCGCAACCAGAAGCCCAGTGCAGCCCCCGGAGCCCCCTCTGCACCTCCGCCGCTCCCCGGACCGCGACCCAGGCCGCCCCGAGATGACCGCGACCGGAGCCCTCCTGCGCGTCCTCTTGCTCCTGCTGGCTTTCGGCCACAGCACCTATGGTGAGCCCCCCTGGCGGCTTGGCTCGCGCCCCCTCTGGGGAAGCCTGCGATGCCCCGCCGACCACCCCACACTCCCTGTCCCGTGCGCCCCAAGTCCCGCCTGTCCCGCCTAACCCTAACCCCCCGCACTGTGCCCACCTCACCCTCCCTGCGCCACTCTTGTGTGCCAAGCCCAGTCCCGGGGTCCTGGGGTTTGCGGGAGGTGGAGGGCCCCAGACCCTTCTTGCCCAGCAGAAGTGGCGTTCAGAGGGGTGTCGTTGCGCGGATTGAGGAGGTATGGAAAAAGGAGGCTTCCCTGGGaggtatttaagaaaaaaaatggctctgGGTGCAACTTTGGGGGTGTCTGTCCCTGCGTATGTGCTTAGGAACAGGTCTTGGGGGCTTTGAGGGGATGACTTTGCAGTCGTAGCCCCCAATTTCCAACAGGAGCAAAGCCGGAGCCCCTCCTGCGTGGCGCGTTTCTCTAGGTGAGGGGCTGCGACACTTCTGTCTGCAGCGGCCATCTGTCTCTGGCAGCGAGAGAGTTGCCCCCTCCCGCAGCGACCCCAGCCTCCTCTGCGCCAGTggtttgtgtgtggggggcgggggtCTATCTGGAAAGCCCGAGAATTGGTTAAATTGATGCATACAGTAGGTGTCTATTAGTGTTGGAATCTGACAGAGGCCTTGCAGAGCTATTGCGCAGTTCTTTTAATGTGACCAGGGTGGGGTAGGGGAAGTGGGAGAGAAAGGATCTGGCCTGGTGTAACTGGGGTTAATCTTGGGGGGAAATCTGGTTGCTTTACCTGTGAGCCAGGCAGGTGGACTTGCCTGAGCTTTCTTAGAGACCTCAAAATCTCCCCTTGAGCTCACTTTGCAAAAGCGAGGGCTTGACTGAATGCCCAGGGGTCAAAGGCTACCTCTTCAATGTCCCCATTCCTACTTTTAGTGGTCTGGGGGCTCCTTTTTTCTTTGGGAAGAAAGGTGTCTGCTTTGCACTTGGAGAATCAGGGATATGCTGTGCTTATCCCATGGCTAGGAACACGCAGGATTGTTTTCCTGGGTAGGTTGAGGCACCATCCACCCACAGACAagaagtgcctactgtgtgccaagctGGAAGGATCCAAGAGGGTCTTTGGATCCCCCCTACTGAGGGGCAGTGGGCCACTGAAGAGAAAATGGACTAGGTAGTGTCGTCTAGGCCTTGTGGGCCTTGTGGGGTGAATTGCgtaccttctttttctccctcaggGGCTGAATGCGACCCAGCCTGCGACCCCAAACATGGCTTCTGTGAGGATGACAATGTTTGCAGGTAATGGAGTAAGCTGCTTGGGGGCCATGGTGGGGCCCTAGGGGGTCTTAGAGCCAGGCTAAAAGGGGGGGGGTGCTTTGCCACAAAACTGCGTCACAGCTTTCTTGTTCCTGCAGAAAactggtgggggcgggggagagagaaggagggggcaggagaaggggggCAGGGGAATGTCTTGCAGGATGAGACCATTGGGGGTCACTGCATCAAGTGTGGTTCTTGTGGGGGTCTGGAAGACTCTGTGTTTCTGCTCGTGAGCACCTTCTCTGAGTTTTCCATTCAGGTGCCTGCTGTTTGCTCCAGGGACCCACTGGCCTGGCACTGTACAAAGACTACCAAGGCTTCTCCACCCAGCAGCAAAACAGCCTGAGCCCTCTTTGGACCCCTGCTCTCCTCATgtgcccctctctctccccctttgtTCACACAGGTGCGAGGTCGGCTGGGAGGGCCCCCTGTGTGACAAGTGCGTAACCTCCCCTGGCTGCGTCAATGGACTCTGCGAGGAACCATGGCAGTGCTTCTGCAAGGATGGCTGGGAAGGGAAATTCTGCAACATAGGTGAGCGCTGACTTTAGCCCACCCTCACCCCTTCTCCCCGCCCACCCCTCTCCCTGTCCAGAACCCTAAGGCTCTCTATTTGTAGTATGTGATCTACAGTGTATATACGTTTCCTGCTGGGCCTCAACGTAGAGACTGTATTTTGTTCACCTCAGCTCCTCTGGGGGTTCCaagacttgggggtgggggtgctgggaaaCTGCCTGTTGAATAAAgagtcacaaaataaaaacacagcatGCCCAGGGTGGCTGGACCATGCATTTGGGCTACTTGCGCAGGTACCTGGAGCTgggagattggggggggggggatcttctgtgtgtgctgtgggagGGGTAATTCTCGGGGCTCAAACATCAAGGAAAGGGAGCCAGTAAACAAATAGGGAGGGGTGGCTGATGCTGAGTGGTGATGGTGGGGGCTGAATGTGAACCATAaggaaggacaggggaggggaggggagtcagGTGCGGCAGGAGGTTGGTGGTggggagaggctgaggaagggtTAAAGCACACACTGATGCTATCTGCTGGTTTCAGTAATTTATATGATCTTTGTAAATTGACAGCTACATTGTTGTAGGACCCTTCGCATTTGCTAAGCCTGTCCCCAAAGTCCAGGCAAACTGAAGCCCTGGGAAATACAGGGTGTGTGCCCCCCTGGGAGATGATACCCCAGTAGGAAGGCAGACAGCTAGATGCCCTAGGACCTAGCTCTTCAACACTGCCAGTGACAAATAGGGAAACCAAGGATCAGGGAAGCAAAGGGGCCTCCGTACCCCAAATTGTCTGTGGTATCCCTCTCCTCAAATGATGGCACGGTGGGTGGGGGAGGTTTTTGCTGCAGCTGACTCATGCATGCTCTGACCACAGATCTGCACCCCCTTGCAGCAGCAGCCGCCACGGCTCTGAGTTGTTTGGGGATGCTAGAAAAACCACTGACCAGGGTTAGGCTTTTAGCCTAGCTCCCTCCCTCCTAGCTATCTGAATCCAGGATAGCTTTCCAGACAGAATTCCCCCTCACAGGTCCCTCAGCACGCATAGCCACTCTCCATCAAATTCACAAAGGCTATCTGCCTGGGTAGAAATGGTGGGGGTCCAGGGTTGTCCCAGGGGGAAAATAGCCCCTGGGTAATTGTTATCCCTCTCCCTTTCTGCCAGCCTGGCCACAGCTGCTATTTACgcagagccccccacccccaccctctccttAAAGCAGTGACTCACCCCGTCTTTGGGGTTGGAGGCTCTGGAGAGTTGGTTTTTAGGGGGACTGAGCAGTATAGTCTAGGGGTGGTCGCCAGATCCTCATCTTAAATTCAAGATTCCAAGTGGAAGGAGAGCAGGGACAGAGAAGCCAGAGCCAGATGCAGGGGCTCAGTGCACTAACATTTTGCTGGAGCTACCCCAGAAAGATAAATCCTCTCTAGGTTTCCTTGCACCACGAAGGCCTCCTGCAGAGTCCGCCGAAGTGGTGCACAGAATTTTTCACAGACGCTGGTCTCCCCTCCATCAGGGTTCAGGTCTCTGAAAAAGGAGAGGACCATTTCCCCCATGCAGTCTTAGCATGGGGAACCCCTTCCCTGGGACTGCCTCTACTTGCAGTCTGGTTTTTCTGCAGCTCACATTGTAGAAATCACTCAGAGATCAGCTACAGAGAGCTTTTCTTTTAAtatgaagggaaactgaggcagagtggGAAGGAGCTGAACTCTGGGGCAGCAGGTTGGAGCAGCCACAAAAGGTCCCTTCCTGACCCTGCTGggcagctggggtctccacagtcAGAGGACCCTTGCCCCAAGCCCCTTTGTTCAGCTCATCCCCGGCTTGCTGAGCCCGAATAATGAAGTGAGCCTGACAGGGGGTGTCAAAGCACTCGGAAATACATGGCAGCCTGAGCCGACGGGAAAGCGCTCAATAGTTCTAATTTTGCTGCCTTCAAAAGATGCAGCCCTTTTACCCCTAGACCCCCTTAGTTCAGAACCGGAGAACAGAAGGACCACGGGGTGGGGAGGCAGTCCTGGGGCTAAATTAGACTTCTTGTTTCCTGATGGGGATCTTTGATGGGAAAGTGTGAAAAGCTGGtgttccaccccaccccccccccccccccccccaccaagtgTTAGTCTAGTTCCGAAGGTGGCAGAGACCCCTTTCCCTAAATGGGAGAAGCTGAATGTGAGAAAGGAGACAGATAGACTTTAGGGAATCTTGGCTCCCTCCCTGTTTTGTGGAGGGACAAAGCCTTCTGTGGTGAAGGTCATGTTGCTGAACTGCAAGGGTGCCAGGAAAAGGGTACAGCTGCTTATCTTGGTTACCCATGGCCTTGGCTTTCTTATGAGTGACCTTAGAGTTAAGCTTCCTGACCCTCAGCACTTCAGGACTTTGAGGGGAGTCACCACACCCCTCTTCCCACAAACCCCGCTTGGGTTCCTGTCACACTGGCCTCTGAAAGGGAAAGCTAAGCACAGGCTTCTGTTTCCCAGACATGCGGGCTTGCACCTCAACCCCCTGCGCCAACAATGGAACCTGCGTGGACCTCGAGAAGGGCCAGTACGAATGCTCCTGCGcccctgggttctctggaaaggACTGCCAGAACAAGGATGGGCCCTGCGTGATTAACGGGTAAATAGTCTCACCTTACCCTTGAAGACCCTTTCAACCCAACCCCATAGGACCTGTAGCCTGATAAAAGAAGTGTCCTGGGCAACCCGTGCCCCACCCTCCACTCTGATGGGGTAGGGGGCTTTTATGGAGGAATGTGTCATTTCCATAATTTTTTCAAATGATCCTGAAGGCAATTTCATATTTCCCTGATGTCCCCAAGCCCTGATGCCAGAGAATGACAGCAGATTGAGATGGGGACAGAGATGCCAAGCTGTATAATTTTCTAAAGGCAACATAATAAGAGATCAGAGTTCAGCAGGACCAGGCTGTGAAACCCACTTACCATATTGTAGGAGGCAGTTTAGGCCATTGCAATTGGATTTTCTGGGATGTCTGAGGagactggaggagatgggagggggcACTAGTATTGGCTAGCATAGTGGGAAAGAGGCtcgggggggggagggggggctgctGTCCAAGATCCAGGAATCTGCAGAGGCTTCAAACCGTCAGGAACATAGCGGGTCTGGAGATCTGTATTCAGGAAGGACATTGGAAGTAGTGACCATGGAACTCTACTGCAGTTTACTAAAGGGGGAAAACACAGGACAAGACCTTTCAACGTGTTCTGACAGACTTGATCTAGTCTGTCAAAATAGAGCCTGGGGGCCCTTAGGAAGTTTTCAGAGCCCAGCTACTTGCAGCCCCAGGGCCGAAGTTGCAACGTTTattccttgtgtgtgtgggggaggggatggctTTTCTTTCCCCAGAGTTTTGGCATTTATCAGATGACAAAGGGCTAGGTCGTTTAAAAGCACTTACATTAAATGCTCCGTGTGCTCCACTCTGAGCAAACAGCTTCAGTTTGCAAGCTGCACTGGGTGAATGAACCACTATTAAACAGTTCTCCACAGACACCACTCCCGCCAGCCTAGATACAACCGTATTTCTTTCACTGAAAGCCCCCAAGGGTTTCCTTCACAATAGCTGGCTGGGCCCACTCCACTAGAGATAACAATAATAAGGGGTGgtagtggggtggggggcacacaCTGGAGCCCTAACAGCAGACTTCCTGTTGGAGAGCCCAGGATGCCCTCCTCGTCTGAGGGATCTTACCCTAAATTTGGGCTGTTACTAAATGCTCCCTCTCCCAGCCTCGGTTTCCCCTTTTGTCTAGTAACTAACAATTTATGCTCTGGCCTGAGAGATGAAATAGGAGATGGGAGAGGGCACAAGAGGTTGGTTCTGTTCGTGGTTGACCATGTTGACATCATGACAAGGTGAGGTGTTTGGGCACCCCACCCCTGGGCAGCTGATGAGCCGGGGGGGTCCCAGTCCCaggtgcctcccccccccccaccgctgGCATTATACCCATGTTAGCCTGATGTGTTCTGAGCCCTGCTCTtttgtcaggtccaaaggaaggcccagagaaaggagcctcacctctgcctcctgcccctcctgctCTGTCCTAGCCCAGCCCCCCGAGGGCCCTTTACTGTGTCTTGTGTTGCAGTTCTCCCTGCCAGAACGGAGGGGCCTGCGTGGATGATGAGGGCCAGGCCTCTCATGCTTCCTGCCTGTGCCCCCCTGGCTTCGCGGGCAATTTCTGCGAGATCGTTAACGTTAACAACAGCTGCACCCCTAACCCATGCGAGAACGACGGCGTCTGCACCGACATCGGGGGCGACTTCCGTTGCCGCTGCCCAGCTGGGTTCGTCGACAAGACCTGCAGCCGCCCGGTGAGCAACTGCGCCAGTGGCCCGTGCCAGAACGGGGGCACCTGCCTCCAGCACACCCAGGTGAGCTACGAGTGTCTGTGCAAGCCCCCGTTCATGGGTCCCACGTGCGCGAAGAAGCGCGGGGCCAGCCCCGTGCAGGTCACCCACCTGCCCAGCAGCTACGGGCTCACCTACCGCGTGACCCCTGGGGTGCACGAGCTGCCAGTTCAGCAGCCCGAGCACCACATCCTGAAGGTGTCCATGAAAGAGCTCAACAAGAGTACCCCTCTCCTCACCGAGGGACAGGCCATCTGCTTCACTATCCTGGGTGTGCTCACCAGCCTGGTGGTGCTGGGCACCGTGGTCATCGTCTTCCTCAACAAGTGCGAGACCTGGGTGTCCAACCTGCGCTACAATCACATGCTGCGCAAGAAGAAGAACCTGCTGCTGCAGTACAACAGTGGAGAGGAGCTGGCGGTCAACATCATCTTCCCCGAGAAGATCGACATGACCACCTTCGACAAGGAGGCTGGAGACGAGGAGATCTAAGCAACGTCCCCCTAGGTCCCTCTATAGTATCGGGGTTCCGCAGCGCTTGCTATATGCAGTCTGTGCTTCTCTTTGTGGTGGAGCTTGCTCTCTTTTGTGTGAAGTCTAGTGAACGCTATGCTTACACGTGTTGTCTTTGCATGGCTGTGTGACATGCTGCCATGCTATCTAAGAACCCCCTTACTCCCTCTCAATGCAtgataatgaataataataataagaatttCATCTCTAAATGAGTTAAAGAAATAAGTATGTTATTCTAAACTCTTAACTATCATTAtcaaatataaaatcaaaaagaccaaaaaaaaacaTGGTAACAGAACCAGGACTTGGTGCTGAGGTCCCTctcctgggggtgggctttcagcCACCAGGTCCTCGTGCAACCACACGAATGCTGTGCTTGACCACTCACTGTGAAAAGGGCTAAACTCTTTCGTTCGTTAATTCTCACACACCACTTCGACTCGCACTCACATCCAGTCTCACACCGCAACCCTTAGATCTTTCCAATTGATTTGTGACTTTGCAGTGTGTAGTGGCTGTGTGTCAGGCAGAGAGAGCCCCCAGGTTGGCTGCTGGCAGATAGGTCAGGACCCAGTCCCAGCCCTGCTGCTCACTCGCTGTGTGACCCTTGGCGAGACCTCCATTCCCAACCCTGggccacctccccacccctctcttgAGGGAGGGGTGGAAACATCCAAACCACCAAGGTCCTCTCTAGCTCCAAAATTCAGAATTAGGAACGTGGGATGTATACCAAAACACTTCCTGGCTCCAAGAATAGGATCTGATGGAGACTTGGTCTCATCCTGGGATCCGAAAGGTTTTGGCCTATCCTGGCTGTACACTTGATATTGAGGTCGATCCCAATAGCGTTTCTCAAAGTGGGGAGCCTCCTGGTTCCTGTCCAGTTTGGGAAAAATTGGCCCCTTGAGGGCAAAATATGCCATTTGGAGTTGTCTCTTGAGCAACCCATTCCCCACCCCAGCTCAGGCCTGCCCCAGCCCCATAACCCTCAGACTTCACCCCACACTTGCTCCTTACCCTGTAGAGATGATATGCTTTCAGATGTAAGTGTACCTTGAACCACAAGTGCCCCCTGGCAAAGTCTGAGTGAGCAACACAGCCCTCTCCAAAGTTTTTTACAGGCTTTAGTGTAGATTGCTGCTTGTGGGACGTTTTCTTGTCCTATGGCAAAGGTGGGATAGCCCCTGTCCACAGCCATGGGTGTATCTTTGTGTTGCTGAGTCTACAGTCCTCAAATCCCAAAAGACCTAGCCAGCttctgaatttaatttttttaaaagagcatttatctttttttttttttttttgcaaaattaaaaaaaaaaaacaaaaaacaaacaaacaaaaaaaaaaagtagaaagaaatgggATAGAGCCCTGTGTAGCTTCCCAGCTCTGGTTGGGGTCTGGTTGCTACACAGTCCTTGGGTCCCAGCTAGGAATCCTTTGCTTCTTAGGTTACCTGGATAGGAATCTATGCTCTTAGCTTTAAATGTGAGCCGTGTTCACCTTGCTCTGAGTACTTGCTTGCAAGTCATTGCCACCATCATCCACTGTCATTCAAATCATGATCACAGCACACACTCACAACTTCATGGTCATCACTCATTGGTCATGTGCGCCACCGTCGTCACACATTTTCGACCTT
Proteins encoded in this window:
- the Dlk1 gene encoding protein delta homolog 1 isoform X2, with protein sequence MTATGALLRVLLLLLAFGHSTYGAECDPACDPKHGFCEDDNVCRCEVGWEGPLCDKCVTSPGCVNGLCEEPWQCFCKDGWEGKFCNIDMRACTSTPCANNGTCVDLEKGQYECSCAPGFSGKDCQNKDGPCVINGSPCQNGGACVDDEGQASHASCLCPPGFAGNFCEIVNVNNSCTPNPCENDGVCTDIGGDFRCRCPAGFVDKTCSRPVSNCASGPCQNGGTCLQHTQGQAICFTILGVLTSLVVLGTVVIVFLNKCETWVSNLRYNHMLRKKKNLLLQYNSGEELAVNIIFPEKIDMTTFDKEAGDEEI
- the Dlk1 gene encoding protein delta homolog 1 isoform X3; this encodes MTATGALLRVLLLLLAFGHSTYGAECDPACDPKHGFCEDDNVCRCEVGWEGPLCDKCVTSPGCVNGLCEEPWQCFCKDGWEGKFCNIDMRACTSTPCANNGTCVDLEKGQYECSCAPGFSGKDCQNKDGPCVINGSPCQNGGACVDDEGQASHASCLCPPGFAGNFCEIVNVNNSCTPNPCENDGVCTDIGGDFRCRCPAGFVDKTCSRPVSNCASGPCQNGGTCLQHTQAICFTILGVLTSLVVLGTVVIVFLNKCETWVSNLRYNHMLRKKKNLLLQYNSGEELAVNIIFPEKIDMTTFDKEAGDEEI
- the Dlk1 gene encoding protein delta homolog 1 isoform X1, with the translated sequence MTATGALLRVLLLLLAFGHSTYGAECDPACDPKHGFCEDDNVCRCEVGWEGPLCDKCVTSPGCVNGLCEEPWQCFCKDGWEGKFCNIDMRACTSTPCANNGTCVDLEKGQYECSCAPGFSGKDCQNKDGPCVINGSPCQNGGACVDDEGQASHASCLCPPGFAGNFCEIVNVNNSCTPNPCENDGVCTDIGGDFRCRCPAGFVDKTCSRPVSNCASGPCQNGGTCLQHTQVSYECLCKPPFMGPTCAKKRGASPVQVTHLPSSYGLTYRVTPGVHELPVQQPEHHILKVSMKELNKSTPLLTEGQAICFTILGVLTSLVVLGTVVIVFLNKCETWVSNLRYNHMLRKKKNLLLQYNSGEELAVNIIFPEKIDMTTFDKEAGDEEI